TGCATAGCCTCCCCTGTTCGAGCCGATTTGAAGACAATGTCATCACATCGGCGTTAGGACAAGGTTAGGCGCATGTGAGGATTTCGATCGAACCGAGCATAGTCCAGAGACGCTGTCCAGGCAAGGACATCGCAGACTCGAAGACCGGGGGCCGCACGACCTCGTCCACCACCGTACCCTACGAAGAGAGCCGGGCCGCAACGCGACCCGGCTCTTCATTGCAACAGCTCACCAGAGAATCAGCTCGCCGCTGAGACTCGGTGGAGAGTGCCTAGTACATATCCTCCGGCATTCCGGGGCCCTTCTTGTCGTCCTCGGGCTTGTCCGTGAGGATCGCCTCGGTCGTCAACAGCAGGCTCGCGACGCTCGCAGCGTTCGTGAGCGCCGTCCGCACGACCTTGGTCGGGTCGATGATGCCGGCGGCCACCAGGTCCTGGTACTCGCCGTTCGCAGCGTTGTATCCGTGCCGGGCGTTCTTGTTGGCGCGGATCTCCTCGACGACGATCGAGCCCTCGGCCCCGGCGTTCTTCGCGATCTGCCGGATCGGCGCCTCGAGCGCCTGCACGACGATCTCGATGCCGGTCTGAGTATCGATGTCCTTGTCCTTGAGCTTCTTGAGCGCCTCGGCTGTCCGAAGGAGCGCGACACCGCCACCGACGACGATGCCCTCCTCGACGGCCGCGCGGGTCGCGTGGAGCGCGTCCTCGACTCTCGCCTTCTTCTCCTTCATGGCGGTCTCGGTCGCGGCGCCCACGTTCAGCACGGCGACGCCGCCCGCGAGCCTCGCCAGACGCTCCTGGAGCTTCTCCTTGTCGTAGTCAGACGTGGAGCGCTCGATCTCGGCACGGATCTGCTCGATGCGGCCCTTGATGTCGGTCGACTTTCCGGCGCCCGACACGATCGTCGTCGTGTCCTTGTCGATGACGATGCGCTTGGCGCGGCCGAGGTCCTGAAGCGTCGCGCCGTCGAGCTTGAGGCCCTTCTCCTCGGAGAGGACCACGCCGCCCGTCAGGACCGCCATGTCCTCGAGCATCGCCTTCCTGCGGTCACCGAACCCCGGCGCCTTGACGGCGGCGCCCTGGATCGTACCGCGGAGCTTGTTGACGACCAGCGTCGCCAGCGCCTCGCCCTCGACGTCCTCGGCGACGATGAGGAACGGACGTCCCGTCTGCGCGATCTTCTCGAGCGCCGGGACGAGGTCCTTCATCGCCGAGATCTTCTTGTCGTGGATGAGGATGTACGGGTCCTCGAGCACGGTCTCCATGCGCTCAGGGTCGGTCACGAAGTAC
Above is a window of Candidatus Effluviviaceae Genus V sp. DNA encoding:
- the groL gene encoding chaperonin GroEL, producing the protein MAKQVEFDSTAREHLRQGVDKLANAVRVTLGPRGRNVVLDKKYGSPIITNDGVTIAKEIDLEHPYENMGAQMLKEVATKTADIAGDGTTTAIVLAQSMVAQGLRNVTAGANPMHLKRGIEAAVEAAIKQLKTMSHDIKDRGEIASVATVSSNNDPEIGEILADAMEKVGKDGVITVEEAKSIETWLDVVEGMQFDRGYLSPYFVTDPERMETVLEDPYILIHDKKISAMKDLVPALEKIAQTGRPFLIVAEDVEGEALATLVVNKLRGTIQGAAVKAPGFGDRRKAMLEDMAVLTGGVVLSEEKGLKLDGATLQDLGRAKRIVIDKDTTTIVSGAGKSTDIKGRIEQIRAEIERSTSDYDKEKLQERLARLAGGVAVLNVGAATETAMKEKKARVEDALHATRAAVEEGIVVGGGVALLRTAEALKKLKDKDIDTQTGIEIVVQALEAPIRQIAKNAGAEGSIVVEEIRANKNARHGYNAANGEYQDLVAAGIIDPTKVVRTALTNAASVASLLLTTEAILTDKPEDDKKGPGMPEDMY